One Echinicola strongylocentroti DNA window includes the following coding sequences:
- a CDS encoding heavy metal translocating P-type ATPase, protein MKPIDNNIFELCYHCGEKCQEESLNFDERNFCCPGCKLVYEVLQEHDLSSYYDYGSRPGTRQSALGHASNQFDYLDEPEVIQKLVDFSNDKETHITFKIPAIHCASCIWLLENLHQLKDAIFYSRTDFVKKECQIKFYTSRTSLKEVVKLLFKIGYMPTIDLSSYSNEKEVSQIDKRLIYKLAVAGFCFGNMMFFSLPEYFSEVTLLEEQFRGLFGYLNLALSLPIVFYAATDYYRSAWFALKNKTVNMDVPIVMGIAALFFYSLFEVFGGGTGYLDSLGGLIFFLLIGKYYQQKTYDTLSFDRDYTAYFPLAVTRMKQEREEVVSLPKLQVGDTIKVRGGELIPADSLLIQGDAQIDYSFVTGEEIPVSVRKGRVIYAGGRQQAGALLLNVQKEPSQGYLTGLWNHDSFKEVQREDLSTLANKISGKFTVAILVIALATFVFWSVSDMAFAVKAFSSVLIVACPCALALSTPFTLGNTLRIMGNKKFFLKNGQVIEQLAGTTDYVFDKTGTLTDPGLAQVEFIGEVLPEELKSAIKMMVGQSSHPLSHRINSWLPRYEPVYIEGFEEQVGSGLEAIYQGDIVRLGSPEWLGLGKIKSLDGGNRVYVAINGKVIGYFHVLSTLRKGVTQTIQDLQSSGNVHVLSGDKTTDAKKLKELLGAAVIFNFDQSPMDKLEYLRKLNTKGKSTVMIGDGLNDAGALQASTVGIAVTDQATYFSPASDAIMDVEVLSQLPAFLSLARSSKQVIIASFIISFLYNIVGISLAVQGLLSPVVCAVLMPLSSISIVAFTSVSMNYLAYRKGLKNNWLWK, encoded by the coding sequence ATGAAGCCAATTGATAATAATATTTTTGAGTTGTGTTATCATTGTGGTGAAAAATGCCAAGAAGAGTCCCTGAACTTTGATGAAAGAAATTTTTGCTGTCCAGGGTGTAAGTTGGTATATGAAGTACTTCAAGAGCACGACCTTTCCAGCTATTATGACTATGGCTCCCGCCCTGGTACCCGCCAGTCAGCACTGGGTCATGCATCAAACCAATTTGATTACCTGGACGAACCTGAGGTCATCCAAAAACTGGTTGATTTTTCGAATGATAAAGAAACTCATATCACTTTTAAAATCCCAGCCATCCACTGTGCCTCCTGTATTTGGTTGCTGGAAAACCTCCACCAACTGAAAGATGCTATTTTTTATTCTCGTACTGACTTTGTAAAAAAGGAATGTCAGATAAAATTTTATACCTCAAGAACCAGTCTTAAAGAAGTCGTAAAGCTCCTTTTTAAGATCGGGTATATGCCGACCATTGACCTGTCCAGTTATAGTAATGAGAAAGAGGTCTCCCAAATAGATAAGAGGCTGATTTATAAGTTAGCTGTTGCGGGATTTTGTTTTGGGAATATGATGTTTTTCAGCTTGCCCGAATATTTTAGTGAAGTGACCTTGCTGGAAGAGCAGTTCAGAGGGCTCTTTGGATACCTTAATTTGGCGCTGTCCTTGCCGATTGTATTTTATGCCGCCACTGACTACTATAGGTCGGCTTGGTTTGCCCTCAAGAATAAAACCGTCAATATGGATGTGCCCATTGTCATGGGGATTGCCGCTTTATTTTTTTACAGTTTGTTTGAGGTGTTTGGAGGAGGAACAGGCTACCTGGATTCTTTGGGTGGATTGATTTTCTTTTTATTGATTGGTAAATATTATCAGCAAAAGACCTACGATACCCTGTCGTTTGATCGGGATTACACTGCTTATTTTCCATTGGCGGTCACTAGGATGAAGCAGGAGAGAGAGGAGGTAGTCTCATTGCCCAAGCTTCAAGTTGGAGATACCATCAAAGTAAGAGGAGGGGAGTTGATTCCAGCAGACAGTCTACTGATCCAGGGCGATGCGCAGATTGATTATAGTTTTGTGACAGGAGAGGAAATCCCCGTGTCAGTGCGTAAAGGACGTGTGATCTATGCAGGGGGAAGGCAGCAGGCAGGAGCCTTGCTCTTAAATGTCCAGAAAGAGCCTTCCCAAGGATACTTGACAGGGCTGTGGAACCATGATAGTTTTAAAGAAGTACAGCGGGAAGACCTCAGTACATTGGCCAATAAAATAAGCGGCAAATTCACCGTGGCCATACTGGTGATCGCGTTGGCGACCTTTGTTTTTTGGAGCGTTAGCGATATGGCTTTTGCGGTCAAGGCTTTTTCCAGTGTACTCATTGTGGCTTGTCCTTGTGCATTGGCACTTTCTACGCCTTTTACATTAGGAAATACCCTGCGGATTATGGGCAATAAGAAGTTTTTTCTAAAAAACGGACAGGTCATCGAGCAATTGGCAGGTACTACCGATTATGTCTTTGACAAAACTGGGACGCTGACTGATCCAGGCTTGGCTCAAGTGGAATTTATAGGGGAAGTTCTTCCTGAAGAGCTAAAGAGTGCCATTAAAATGATGGTAGGCCAATCTTCCCATCCCCTAAGCCATCGCATAAACAGCTGGCTTCCCCGATATGAACCAGTGTATATAGAAGGTTTTGAAGAGCAGGTAGGTAGCGGGTTAGAAGCGATTTATCAGGGTGATATAGTTCGGCTGGGATCACCTGAATGGCTGGGATTAGGAAAGATCAAGAGCCTAGATGGAGGTAATAGGGTATATGTGGCCATTAACGGAAAAGTGATCGGCTATTTCCATGTGCTCAGCACCTTGAGAAAGGGTGTGACCCAAACCATTCAGGATCTACAATCCAGTGGGAATGTCCATGTGCTTTCAGGAGACAAGACCACAGATGCCAAAAAACTAAAGGAGTTATTGGGAGCAGCGGTGATCTTTAATTTTGACCAGAGTCCGATGGATAAGCTGGAATACCTACGTAAGCTCAATACCAAGGGGAAAAGCACGGTGATGATAGGAGATGGGTTGAATGATGCCGGGGCATTGCAGGCCAGTACAGTGGGGATCGCGGTGACGGATCAGGCGACCTATTTTTCCCCTGCCAGTGACGCAATCATGGATGTGGAGGTCCTTTCTCAGTTACCTGCTTTTTTGAGTTTGGCCCGTAGTAGCAAGCAGGTGATCATCGCCAGTTTCATCATCAGTTTTCTCTACAATATAGTAGGAATCAGCTTGGCCGTACAGGGACTTTTGAGCCCGGTGGTTTGTGCAGTCTTGATGCCGCTGAGCAGTATTTCTATTGTGGCGTTTACCTCGGTTTCGATGAATTACCTGGCCTATAGAAAGGGCTTAAAGAACAATTGGCTATGGAAGTAA
- the ccoS gene encoding cbb3-type cytochrome oxidase assembly protein CcoS: MEVIFVLIGISLILAVTFLVLFIRALKSGQYDDTYTPSVRMLFDKNKQSDTRKRTTKSK; encoded by the coding sequence ATGGAAGTAATATTTGTTTTGATAGGCATCAGTTTGATTTTGGCAGTGACGTTCTTGGTCCTCTTCATCAGGGCATTGAAGTCAGGGCAATATGACGATACATACACACCGTCCGTAAGGATGCTTTTTGATAAAAACAAACAGTCAGATACACGCAAACGAACAACTAAATCTAAGTAA
- a CDS encoding cbb3-type cytochrome c oxidase subunit 3, with protein MQKEILSSIENVEVYPIISLLVFVLFFVGMGWWVLRTDKQYIEHMKSLPMDEGHQNEESHEKK; from the coding sequence ATGCAAAAGGAAATATTAAGTTCGATCGAAAACGTAGAGGTATACCCCATCATTTCACTACTGGTCTTTGTACTTTTCTTTGTAGGTATGGGATGGTGGGTATTGCGCACGGACAAGCAATACATAGAGCACATGAAATCCCTGCCAATGGATGAGGGTCACCAAAATGAAGAAAGCCATGAGAAGAAATAA
- the ccoN gene encoding cytochrome-c oxidase, cbb3-type subunit I has protein sequence MSEPLLEKFSYDNKIVKYFGAATIIWGVVGMLVGILAATQLFLPEANLGNQYTTFGRIRPLHTNAVIFAFVGNAIFAGVYYSMPRLLKARMWSDTLSWVNFWGWQLIILSAVITLPLGLTTSKEYAELEWPIDIAIAVVWVAFGANMIGTLIKRRERHMYVAIWFYLASFVTVAVLHIFNSLELPVSLFKSYSAYAGVQDALVQWWYGHNAVAFFLTTPYLGLMYYYLPKAANRPIYSYKLSIIHFWALIFIYIWAGPHHLLYTALPNWAQVLGVAFSIMLIAPSWGGMVNGLLTLRGAWDKVRVDPVLKFMVVAVTAYGMATFEGPLLSLKSVNAIAHYTDWIVAHVHIGGLGWNGFLTFGMLYWLWPRMWNTKLYSIKLANAHFWLGTLGILFYALPMYVAALTQSLMWKEFNEMGRLAYPNFLETTLEIVPMYMFRAFGGVLYLSGTLIMIYNLVKTTKMGTFIAEEPDEAPALTKPVAKKGEYWHHVWERKPIFFTVLATVAILIGGAIEIIPTILVKSNVPTISSVEPYTPLELQGRDIYIKNGCVGCHSQMIRPFRSETERYGEYSKAGEFVYDRPFLWGSKRTGPDLHRVGGKYPDSWHYHHMLDPRTMSPGSTMPAYDWMITEMMDHEDLPAKIRTLQKLGVPYPEGYAEGPAMEDLNQQANTITAGLKEANIEVMPHSEIVALIAYLQRLGTDIKKLDAPTESASEAK, from the coding sequence ATGTCAGAACCACTACTGGAAAAGTTCAGTTACGACAATAAGATCGTAAAGTACTTTGGAGCTGCCACCATCATATGGGGCGTAGTCGGGATGCTGGTTGGAATTTTGGCCGCCACCCAGCTTTTTCTTCCTGAGGCCAATTTAGGAAACCAATACACCACTTTTGGTAGGATACGTCCGTTGCACACCAATGCGGTGATCTTTGCCTTTGTGGGCAATGCGATTTTTGCAGGGGTGTATTATTCCATGCCGCGGCTGCTCAAAGCCCGGATGTGGAGCGACACCCTCAGCTGGGTCAATTTCTGGGGATGGCAGCTGATCATCTTGTCAGCAGTGATAACGCTTCCCCTAGGACTGACTACCTCAAAAGAGTATGCAGAACTGGAATGGCCGATTGATATTGCCATTGCTGTGGTGTGGGTGGCTTTTGGTGCCAATATGATCGGTACCTTGATCAAGCGAAGGGAACGTCACATGTACGTGGCCATTTGGTTTTACTTGGCGTCTTTCGTGACAGTAGCAGTGCTGCACATCTTCAATTCACTTGAACTGCCTGTTTCCCTGTTTAAGAGTTATTCGGCCTATGCTGGCGTTCAAGATGCTTTGGTACAGTGGTGGTACGGGCATAATGCTGTGGCTTTTTTCCTGACCACTCCCTATCTGGGATTGATGTACTATTATTTGCCCAAGGCAGCTAACAGACCGATTTATTCATATAAACTGTCCATTATCCACTTTTGGGCACTGATCTTTATTTATATCTGGGCTGGTCCGCACCACTTGCTCTATACAGCATTGCCCAACTGGGCGCAAGTACTTGGTGTGGCTTTCTCGATCATGCTGATAGCTCCTTCATGGGGCGGCATGGTGAATGGACTGCTGACCTTGAGAGGTGCTTGGGACAAGGTGCGGGTAGATCCCGTGTTGAAGTTTATGGTGGTGGCCGTAACCGCCTATGGGATGGCCACTTTTGAAGGCCCCCTGCTTTCGCTCAAAAGCGTCAATGCCATCGCCCACTACACGGACTGGATCGTGGCGCACGTCCATATTGGTGGGTTGGGCTGGAATGGTTTCCTGACGTTCGGTATGCTCTACTGGCTATGGCCGAGGATGTGGAATACCAAGCTATATTCCATCAAGCTGGCCAATGCCCACTTTTGGCTAGGTACACTAGGGATACTGTTCTATGCGCTGCCGATGTATGTGGCCGCGCTGACACAGAGTTTGATGTGGAAAGAATTTAACGAGATGGGCAGATTGGCTTATCCCAACTTCCTGGAAACTACCTTGGAGATAGTGCCGATGTACATGTTCAGGGCGTTCGGTGGTGTGCTTTATTTAAGTGGTACGCTGATCATGATCTATAATCTAGTGAAGACGACCAAGATGGGTACATTTATCGCCGAAGAACCGGATGAAGCTCCCGCGCTGACCAAGCCCGTAGCCAAGAAAGGCGAGTACTGGCACCATGTCTGGGAGAGAAAACCGATCTTCTTTACTGTTTTGGCGACGGTGGCCATTTTGATTGGAGGAGCCATAGAGATCATCCCGACCATTCTGGTCAAGTCCAATGTGCCAACCATTTCAAGTGTGGAGCCTTACACGCCGCTAGAGCTGCAGGGACGGGACATTTACATCAAAAATGGTTGTGTAGGATGTCATTCCCAAATGATCCGCCCATTCCGTTCAGAAACGGAGCGATACGGGGAGTATTCCAAAGCAGGTGAATTTGTCTATGACCGACCATTCCTTTGGGGCTCCAAACGAACGGGACCCGACCTGCACCGTGTAGGAGGTAAGTATCCAGATAGCTGGCATTATCACCACATGCTGGATCCTCGAACGATGTCGCCTGGTTCGACGATGCCAGCCTATGACTGGATGATCACCGAGATGATGGACCATGAGGACCTACCTGCCAAAATCCGTACACTACAAAAACTAGGTGTGCCCTATCCGGAGGGATACGCAGAAGGCCCCGCCATGGAGGACCTGAACCAGCAAGCCAATACCATTACGGCTGGGCTGAAGGAGGCGAATATTGAGGTAATGCCCCATTCGGAAATCGTGGCATTGATTGCTTACTTACAGCGATTGGGTACCGATATCAAAAAGCTGGATGCACCTACTGAATCGGCCAGCGAGGCAAAATAA